From a single Mobula birostris isolate sMobBir1 chromosome 13, sMobBir1.hap1, whole genome shotgun sequence genomic region:
- the LOC140208370 gene encoding NACHT, LRR and PYD domains-containing protein 3-like isoform X3 — MDTDLNSAISVFLSNCEDHQLFQLTRFYMERLEQAIEEGVEGVGFMLMGEDHFTGQEYHSVTELAEKGNRAGASKLLLDLVMEKGSRARRVMWESFVKLHHHLPKLSRILNEIRERGDSQFAYMDTERGVSEVPVHLKDVQQKHKETLRAQTETLRVNTILMREKVKVFQLVDRYAELTVISTVRDRRLVEHELLARGRDHEEWREKHLRGQLEKIRTDQLFTRSFLQKFKRSVFGNKTGMSAAVAGVPGIGKTTMVQKIVYDWATGKIYQQFQFVFSFKFRDLNSINCRINLKELILDQYPYFGNSLREVWKNREGLLFIFDGLDEFKHNVDFADGQRDTEPKHQCPDPEWWCEVSDIVYSLIQGKLLPGCSVLVTTRPTALHLLEKADIGVRAEILGFVGEERKEYFFRHFEDQTVAEAVFKHVKENEILYTMSYNPSYCWILALALGPFFTQRVRDPQRVPKTITQLYSYYIYNILKNHGREIGNPRDVLLRVGQMAFRGVSAKKIVFTDGDLINYNLQPSQFLSGFLMELLEREDSAQSVVYTFPHLTIQEFVAAVAQFLNPHPGDILKFLTEAHNTTDGRFGVFLHFVAGLSSPITTRGLEEFLGPFPHQTTCRVIDWVKEEVKRQSGNTRSEAGKRSLLNTLHYLFESQNRGLAQAALGSVETLSFSGMTLTPIDCAVLSHAIGLCDTIKQLDLENCHIQCEGIQRLGPGLHKCQELRLGENKLGDSGVKMVSAALRNLDCKIQTLGLDKVGLTDSGAEDLACALSTNPSLTELNLGFNKLGDSGVKLVSAALRNPECKIQKLWLGGVCLKDSGAEDLVSALSTNPSLTELDLGFNKLGDSGVKLVSAALRNPECKIQKLWLDSVGLTDSGAEDLVSALSTNSSLTELELGLNSLTDRSVPALRRLILTLPSLEWI; from the exons AGCGTGACTGAGTTGGCGGAGAAGGGAAACCGAGCGGGCGCTTCCAAACTCCTTCTGGACCTGGTGATGGAGAAGGGCTCAAGGgcccggagggtgatgtgggaatcctttgtgaAACTACACCACCATTTACCGAAGCTGAGCAGAATATTGAATGAAATACGGGAACGTG GTGACAGCCAGTTCGCCTACATGGACACTGAGCGGGGTGTATCTGAAGTGCCGGTGCATCTGAAGG ATGTTcagcagaaacacaaggagactctgcgggcacaaactgaaacactgagagtgaacacgatcctgatgagggagaaggtgaaggttttccagctggttgatcgatacgctgagctcacggtcatttctactgttcgagatcggagactggtggaacatgagctgctggcaagaggcagagaccacgaggagtggagagaaaaacatcTCCGCGGACAGCTGGAAAAAATCCGCACTGATCAATTATTTACGAGGAGTTTTCTGCAAAAATTTAAAAGATCTGTCTTTGGAAACAAAACAGGCATGTCcgcagcagtggccggagtcccgggaatcgggaaaacaacaatggtacaaaagattgtttatgactgggccacggggaaaatataccaacaattccagtttgtcttcagtttcaaattccgagatttaaactccattaactgcagaataaacctgaaggaactgattctggatcagtatccttactttgggaattccctgagagaggtctggaagaaccgGGAGGGATTACTGTTTATATTCGATGGATTGGATGAATTCAAACACAACGTCGACTTTGCTGACGGTCAGAGAGAtacagaacccaagcaccagtgcccagatcccgagtggtggtgtgaggtgtctgacattgtgtacagtttaatccagggcaagctgctcccagggtgttcagtgctggtgaccactcgccccactgcgttacatttattggaaaaggcaGACATCGGTGTccgggctgaaatcctgggatttgttggtgaggaacggaaggaatatttcttcaggcattttgaagatcagacggtggcagaagctgttttcaaacacgtgaaggagaacgagatcctgtacaccatgagctacaacccctcctactgctggatcctcgctctggcactgggccccttcttcacacaaagagtcagggacccgcagcgagttcccaagaccatcacccaactgtactcctactatatttacaacatcctgaaaaaccacggccgtgagattgggaacccccgtgatgtgttactcagggttggtcagatggccttcagaggagtgtccgcgaagaagattgtgtttacagatggagatttaatcaactacaatctgcagccttcccagttcctgtccgggttcctgatggagcttttggagagagaggattctgcccagagcgtggtgtacacattcccacacctcaccatccaagagtttgtagctgcagtcgcacaattcctgaatccacatcccggggatatcctgaaattcctcactgaagcccacaacACGACAGATGGGCGATTTGGGGTATTTCTCCattttgttgctggtctctcctcTCCAATTACAACTCGtggcctggaggagtttctgggtccatttcctcatcaaacaacctgccgggtgattgactgggtgaaggaggaggttaaacgccagagtggaaacacaaggagtgaagctggtaaaaggagcctcctgaacacattgcactacctgtttgagtctcagaatcgtggactggctcaggccgcactgggatctgtggaaacactttcattcagtggaatgacactgaccccgattgactgcgcggtcctgtctcatgccatcggactctgtgatacaataaaacagcTCGACCTGGAGAActgccacattcagtgtgaaggaatccagcggctgggacccgggctgcacaagtgccaggAGTTGAG ACTTGGggagaataaactgggagattcaggagtgaaaatggtgtctgcggctctgaggaacctggactgtaaaatacagacactggg TCTGGACAaagtcggtctcacagattctggtgccgaggatctcgcctgcgctctcagtacaaacccatcactgacggagctgaaccTGGGTTTTAATAAActtggagattcaggagtgaaactggtgtctgcggctctaaggaacccggagtgtaaaatacagaaactgtg gctgggcGGTGTTTGCCTTAAAGactctggtgccgaggatctcgtctccgctctcagtacaaacccatcactgacggaacTGGACCTGGGTtttaataaactgggagattcaggagtgaaactggtgtctgcggctctgaggaacccggagtgtaaaatacagaaactgtg gctggacagtgtcggtctcacagattctggtgccgaggatctcgtctccgctctcagtacaaactcatcactgacggagctggagCTGGGATTAAATTCGCTGACAGAccgatctgtccccgctctccgccgcctcatactgaccctcccgagtcTGGAGTGGATCTG A
- the LOC140208370 gene encoding NACHT, LRR and PYD domains-containing protein 3-like isoform X1: MDTDLNSAISVFLSNCEDHQLFQLTRFYMERLEQAIEEGVEGVGFMLMGEDHFTGQEYHSVTELAEKGNRAGASKLLLDLVMEKGSRARRVMWESFVKLHHHLPKLSRILNEIRERGDSQFAYMDTERGVSEVPVHLKDVQQKHKETLRAQTETLRVNTILMREKVKVFQLVDRYAELTVISTVRDRRLVEHELLARGRDHEEWREKHLRGQLEKIRTDQLFTRSFLQKFKRSVFGNKTGMSAAVAGVPGIGKTTMVQKIVYDWATGKIYQQFQFVFSFKFRDLNSINCRINLKELILDQYPYFGNSLREVWKNREGLLFIFDGLDEFKHNVDFADGQRDTEPKHQCPDPEWWCEVSDIVYSLIQGKLLPGCSVLVTTRPTALHLLEKADIGVRAEILGFVGEERKEYFFRHFEDQTVAEAVFKHVKENEILYTMSYNPSYCWILALALGPFFTQRVRDPQRVPKTITQLYSYYIYNILKNHGREIGNPRDVLLRVGQMAFRGVSAKKIVFTDGDLINYNLQPSQFLSGFLMELLEREDSAQSVVYTFPHLTIQEFVAAVAQFLNPHPGDILKFLTEAHNTTDGRFGVFLHFVAGLSSPITTRGLEEFLGPFPHQTTCRVIDWVKEEVKRQSGNTRSEAGKRSLLNTLHYLFESQNRGLAQAALGSVETLSFSGMTLTPIDCAVLSHAIGLCDTIKQLDLENCHIQCEGIQRLGPGLHKCQELRLGENKLGDSGVKMVSAALRNLDCKIQTLGLDKVGLTDSGAEDLACALSTNPSLTELNLGFNKLGDSGVKLVSAALRNPECKIQKLWLGGVCLKDSGAEDLVSALSTNPSLTELDLGFNKLGDSGVKLVSAALRNPECKIQKLWLDSVGLTDSGAEDLVSALSTNSSLTELELGLNSLTDRSVPALRRLILTLPSLEWIWLGNNEFSETGEKELRSLQEPRPGLTVTVGTSECVNIPARGMGSFWPISCPPL; the protein is encoded by the exons AGCGTGACTGAGTTGGCGGAGAAGGGAAACCGAGCGGGCGCTTCCAAACTCCTTCTGGACCTGGTGATGGAGAAGGGCTCAAGGgcccggagggtgatgtgggaatcctttgtgaAACTACACCACCATTTACCGAAGCTGAGCAGAATATTGAATGAAATACGGGAACGTG GTGACAGCCAGTTCGCCTACATGGACACTGAGCGGGGTGTATCTGAAGTGCCGGTGCATCTGAAGG ATGTTcagcagaaacacaaggagactctgcgggcacaaactgaaacactgagagtgaacacgatcctgatgagggagaaggtgaaggttttccagctggttgatcgatacgctgagctcacggtcatttctactgttcgagatcggagactggtggaacatgagctgctggcaagaggcagagaccacgaggagtggagagaaaaacatcTCCGCGGACAGCTGGAAAAAATCCGCACTGATCAATTATTTACGAGGAGTTTTCTGCAAAAATTTAAAAGATCTGTCTTTGGAAACAAAACAGGCATGTCcgcagcagtggccggagtcccgggaatcgggaaaacaacaatggtacaaaagattgtttatgactgggccacggggaaaatataccaacaattccagtttgtcttcagtttcaaattccgagatttaaactccattaactgcagaataaacctgaaggaactgattctggatcagtatccttactttgggaattccctgagagaggtctggaagaaccgGGAGGGATTACTGTTTATATTCGATGGATTGGATGAATTCAAACACAACGTCGACTTTGCTGACGGTCAGAGAGAtacagaacccaagcaccagtgcccagatcccgagtggtggtgtgaggtgtctgacattgtgtacagtttaatccagggcaagctgctcccagggtgttcagtgctggtgaccactcgccccactgcgttacatttattggaaaaggcaGACATCGGTGTccgggctgaaatcctgggatttgttggtgaggaacggaaggaatatttcttcaggcattttgaagatcagacggtggcagaagctgttttcaaacacgtgaaggagaacgagatcctgtacaccatgagctacaacccctcctactgctggatcctcgctctggcactgggccccttcttcacacaaagagtcagggacccgcagcgagttcccaagaccatcacccaactgtactcctactatatttacaacatcctgaaaaaccacggccgtgagattgggaacccccgtgatgtgttactcagggttggtcagatggccttcagaggagtgtccgcgaagaagattgtgtttacagatggagatttaatcaactacaatctgcagccttcccagttcctgtccgggttcctgatggagcttttggagagagaggattctgcccagagcgtggtgtacacattcccacacctcaccatccaagagtttgtagctgcagtcgcacaattcctgaatccacatcccggggatatcctgaaattcctcactgaagcccacaacACGACAGATGGGCGATTTGGGGTATTTCTCCattttgttgctggtctctcctcTCCAATTACAACTCGtggcctggaggagtttctgggtccatttcctcatcaaacaacctgccgggtgattgactgggtgaaggaggaggttaaacgccagagtggaaacacaaggagtgaagctggtaaaaggagcctcctgaacacattgcactacctgtttgagtctcagaatcgtggactggctcaggccgcactgggatctgtggaaacactttcattcagtggaatgacactgaccccgattgactgcgcggtcctgtctcatgccatcggactctgtgatacaataaaacagcTCGACCTGGAGAActgccacattcagtgtgaaggaatccagcggctgggacccgggctgcacaagtgccaggAGTTGAG ACTTGGggagaataaactgggagattcaggagtgaaaatggtgtctgcggctctgaggaacctggactgtaaaatacagacactggg TCTGGACAaagtcggtctcacagattctggtgccgaggatctcgcctgcgctctcagtacaaacccatcactgacggagctgaaccTGGGTTTTAATAAActtggagattcaggagtgaaactggtgtctgcggctctaaggaacccggagtgtaaaatacagaaactgtg gctgggcGGTGTTTGCCTTAAAGactctggtgccgaggatctcgtctccgctctcagtacaaacccatcactgacggaacTGGACCTGGGTtttaataaactgggagattcaggagtgaaactggtgtctgcggctctgaggaacccggagtgtaaaatacagaaactgtg gctggacagtgtcggtctcacagattctggtgccgaggatctcgtctccgctctcagtacaaactcatcactgacggagctggagCTGGGATTAAATTCGCTGACAGAccgatctgtccccgctctccgccgcctcatactgaccctcccgagtcTGGAGTGGATCTG GCTGGGGAACAATGAGTTCAGTGAGACTGGGGAGAAGGAACTGAGATCTCTGCAGGAACCCAGACCCGGACTGACCGTGACTGTTGgaacatctgaatgtgtgaaCATCCCCGCCCGCGGGATGGGGTCATTTTGGCCGATTTCCTGCCCTCCCCTTTAA
- the LOC140208370 gene encoding NACHT, LRR and PYD domains-containing protein 3-like isoform X2 — protein MERLEQAIEEGVEGVGFMLMGEDHFTGQEYHSVTELAEKGNRAGASKLLLDLVMEKGSRARRVMWESFVKLHHHLPKLSRILNEIRERGDSQFAYMDTERGVSEVPVHLKDVQQKHKETLRAQTETLRVNTILMREKVKVFQLVDRYAELTVISTVRDRRLVEHELLARGRDHEEWREKHLRGQLEKIRTDQLFTRSFLQKFKRSVFGNKTGMSAAVAGVPGIGKTTMVQKIVYDWATGKIYQQFQFVFSFKFRDLNSINCRINLKELILDQYPYFGNSLREVWKNREGLLFIFDGLDEFKHNVDFADGQRDTEPKHQCPDPEWWCEVSDIVYSLIQGKLLPGCSVLVTTRPTALHLLEKADIGVRAEILGFVGEERKEYFFRHFEDQTVAEAVFKHVKENEILYTMSYNPSYCWILALALGPFFTQRVRDPQRVPKTITQLYSYYIYNILKNHGREIGNPRDVLLRVGQMAFRGVSAKKIVFTDGDLINYNLQPSQFLSGFLMELLEREDSAQSVVYTFPHLTIQEFVAAVAQFLNPHPGDILKFLTEAHNTTDGRFGVFLHFVAGLSSPITTRGLEEFLGPFPHQTTCRVIDWVKEEVKRQSGNTRSEAGKRSLLNTLHYLFESQNRGLAQAALGSVETLSFSGMTLTPIDCAVLSHAIGLCDTIKQLDLENCHIQCEGIQRLGPGLHKCQELRLGENKLGDSGVKMVSAALRNLDCKIQTLGLDKVGLTDSGAEDLACALSTNPSLTELNLGFNKLGDSGVKLVSAALRNPECKIQKLWLGGVCLKDSGAEDLVSALSTNPSLTELDLGFNKLGDSGVKLVSAALRNPECKIQKLWLDSVGLTDSGAEDLVSALSTNSSLTELELGLNSLTDRSVPALRRLILTLPSLEWIWLGNNEFSETGEKELRSLQEPRPGLTVTVGTSECVNIPARGMGSFWPISCPPL, from the exons AGCGTGACTGAGTTGGCGGAGAAGGGAAACCGAGCGGGCGCTTCCAAACTCCTTCTGGACCTGGTGATGGAGAAGGGCTCAAGGgcccggagggtgatgtgggaatcctttgtgaAACTACACCACCATTTACCGAAGCTGAGCAGAATATTGAATGAAATACGGGAACGTG GTGACAGCCAGTTCGCCTACATGGACACTGAGCGGGGTGTATCTGAAGTGCCGGTGCATCTGAAGG ATGTTcagcagaaacacaaggagactctgcgggcacaaactgaaacactgagagtgaacacgatcctgatgagggagaaggtgaaggttttccagctggttgatcgatacgctgagctcacggtcatttctactgttcgagatcggagactggtggaacatgagctgctggcaagaggcagagaccacgaggagtggagagaaaaacatcTCCGCGGACAGCTGGAAAAAATCCGCACTGATCAATTATTTACGAGGAGTTTTCTGCAAAAATTTAAAAGATCTGTCTTTGGAAACAAAACAGGCATGTCcgcagcagtggccggagtcccgggaatcgggaaaacaacaatggtacaaaagattgtttatgactgggccacggggaaaatataccaacaattccagtttgtcttcagtttcaaattccgagatttaaactccattaactgcagaataaacctgaaggaactgattctggatcagtatccttactttgggaattccctgagagaggtctggaagaaccgGGAGGGATTACTGTTTATATTCGATGGATTGGATGAATTCAAACACAACGTCGACTTTGCTGACGGTCAGAGAGAtacagaacccaagcaccagtgcccagatcccgagtggtggtgtgaggtgtctgacattgtgtacagtttaatccagggcaagctgctcccagggtgttcagtgctggtgaccactcgccccactgcgttacatttattggaaaaggcaGACATCGGTGTccgggctgaaatcctgggatttgttggtgaggaacggaaggaatatttcttcaggcattttgaagatcagacggtggcagaagctgttttcaaacacgtgaaggagaacgagatcctgtacaccatgagctacaacccctcctactgctggatcctcgctctggcactgggccccttcttcacacaaagagtcagggacccgcagcgagttcccaagaccatcacccaactgtactcctactatatttacaacatcctgaaaaaccacggccgtgagattgggaacccccgtgatgtgttactcagggttggtcagatggccttcagaggagtgtccgcgaagaagattgtgtttacagatggagatttaatcaactacaatctgcagccttcccagttcctgtccgggttcctgatggagcttttggagagagaggattctgcccagagcgtggtgtacacattcccacacctcaccatccaagagtttgtagctgcagtcgcacaattcctgaatccacatcccggggatatcctgaaattcctcactgaagcccacaacACGACAGATGGGCGATTTGGGGTATTTCTCCattttgttgctggtctctcctcTCCAATTACAACTCGtggcctggaggagtttctgggtccatttcctcatcaaacaacctgccgggtgattgactgggtgaaggaggaggttaaacgccagagtggaaacacaaggagtgaagctggtaaaaggagcctcctgaacacattgcactacctgtttgagtctcagaatcgtggactggctcaggccgcactgggatctgtggaaacactttcattcagtggaatgacactgaccccgattgactgcgcggtcctgtctcatgccatcggactctgtgatacaataaaacagcTCGACCTGGAGAActgccacattcagtgtgaaggaatccagcggctgggacccgggctgcacaagtgccaggAGTTGAG ACTTGGggagaataaactgggagattcaggagtgaaaatggtgtctgcggctctgaggaacctggactgtaaaatacagacactggg TCTGGACAaagtcggtctcacagattctggtgccgaggatctcgcctgcgctctcagtacaaacccatcactgacggagctgaaccTGGGTTTTAATAAActtggagattcaggagtgaaactggtgtctgcggctctaaggaacccggagtgtaaaatacagaaactgtg gctgggcGGTGTTTGCCTTAAAGactctggtgccgaggatctcgtctccgctctcagtacaaacccatcactgacggaacTGGACCTGGGTtttaataaactgggagattcaggagtgaaactggtgtctgcggctctgaggaacccggagtgtaaaatacagaaactgtg gctggacagtgtcggtctcacagattctggtgccgaggatctcgtctccgctctcagtacaaactcatcactgacggagctggagCTGGGATTAAATTCGCTGACAGAccgatctgtccccgctctccgccgcctcatactgaccctcccgagtcTGGAGTGGATCTG GCTGGGGAACAATGAGTTCAGTGAGACTGGGGAGAAGGAACTGAGATCTCTGCAGGAACCCAGACCCGGACTGACCGTGACTGTTGgaacatctgaatgtgtgaaCATCCCCGCCCGCGGGATGGGGTCATTTTGGCCGATTTCCTGCCCTCCCCTTTAA